A single Numenius arquata chromosome 1, bNumArq3.hap1.1, whole genome shotgun sequence DNA region contains:
- the WBP4 gene encoding WW domain-binding protein 4 has translation MADYWKSQPKKFCDYCKCWIADNRPSIDFHERGKNHKENVAKRISEIKKKSLEKAKEEENMSKEFAAMEEAAMKAYQEDMKRLGIKPDEVGPSSTQNKPQSNTVETKEKKEKKEKKEKKEKKEKKKKTPQDTSKTETKEWVQGFSPEGYTYYYNTKTGESQWEKPKGFQGNSQNSQTGAEWVEGVTEDGHTYYYNTQTGVSTWEKPAGFVSSSKRDKHSEELAETDSKASESDSEDSENEAQSSERNFKRKGDNGEESEEGKKSSKAKKLSPYGKWREVKSEETAEKEESSSASQESSGDAPKTNPYGKWKPIKQEGEEEEEEPGEKVDLELPSTESDNLPAPVLDIPEDATVIFKEKTVTSLGDMTEGVPTFKKRKFENGKSRNLRQRLSDQ, from the exons ggCCGATTACTGGAAATCTCAGCCAAAAAAATTCTGCGATTACTGCAAGTGCTGGATAGCAGACAACAGACCT AGCATTGATTTTCATGAAAGAGGAAAGAATCATAAAGAAAATGTGGCAAAAAGAATTAGTGAG attaaaaagaaaagcttggaaaaagcaaaagaagaagaaaacatgtcAAAAGAATTTGCAGCAATGGAGGAGGCTGCAATGAAAGCATATCAAGAGGACATGAAAAGGCTTGGAATTAAGCCAG atgaGGTAGGTCCCAGTTCGACACAGAATAAACCACAGAGTAACACAGTGGaaactaaagaaaagaaagaaaagaaagagaagaaggaaaagaaggaaaagaaagaaaagaaaaaaaagacacctcaGGACACCtcaaaaactgaaacaaaggagTGGGTGCAAGGATTTTCTCCTGAAGGCTATACATATTACTACAACACAAAAACAGGAG aaTCACAGTGGGAGAAGCCTAAAGGATTCCAAGGCAACTCTCAAAACTCACAAACG GGAGCAGAGTGGGTAGAAGGTGTCACTGAAGATGGTCATACCTATTACTATAACACACAAACAGGAG TATCCACGTGGGAGAAACCGGCTGGTTTTGTTTCATCTTCAAAACGTGACAAGCATTCCGAAGAGCTCGCAGAAACAGATTCCAAAGCATCTGAATCGGACTCAGAAGACAGTGAAAACGAAGCACAGAGTTCAGAAAGAAATTTCAAG agGAAAGGAGATAATGGTGAAGaatcagaggaagggaaaaagtcTTCCAAAGCTAAAAAGTTAAGTCCTTATGGGAAATGGCGAGAAGTTAAGTCAGAAGAAACAGCTGAGAAAGAGGAGAGTTCATCAGCTTCCCAAGAAAGCTCCGGTGATGCACCTAAGACCAACCCTTATGGAAAATGGAAACCGATTAagcaagaaggagaagaagaagaagaagaaccaGG tGAAAAAGTGGACCTGGAGCTTCCTAGTACAGAGAGTGACAATCTTCCAGCACCAGTGCTAGATATTCCAGAAGATGCGACAGTGATATTTAAAGAGAAGACAGTCACTTCCCTTGGAGACATGACAGAAGGGGTGCCAACATTTAAGAAGAGgaaatttgaaaatggaaaatctaGAAACTTAAGACAAAGACTAAGTGATCAGTAA